From Excalfactoria chinensis isolate bCotChi1 chromosome 4, bCotChi1.hap2, whole genome shotgun sequence, one genomic window encodes:
- the SPP1 gene encoding osteopontin codes for MKLALLCLCFISITAAWPVSKSKQHAISASSEEKYDPRSHHTHRYQQDHVDSQSQEHLQQTQNDLASLQQTHYSSEENADVPEQPDFPDIPSKSQEAVDDDDDDDDNDSNDTDESDEVVTDFPTEAPVTTFNRGDNAGRGDSVAYGFRAKAHVVKASKTHKAARKLIEDDATTEVEDSQPAGLRWPKESHEQNSRELAQHQSVENDSRPRFDSREVDGGDSKASAGVDSRESQGSVPAVDASNQTLESAEDAEDRHSIENNEVTR; via the exons ATGAAGCTGGCACTTCTTTGCTTGTGCTTTatcagcatcactgctgcatgGCCA GTGAGCAAATCCAAGCAGCATGCCATTTCTGCcagctctgaagaaaaatac GACCCCAGGAGCCATCACACACACAGGTACCAACAGGATCACGTGGATTCTCAGTCTCAGGAGCACCTGCAGCAGACACAGAATGACCTGGCTTCACTTCAGCAG aCTCACTACTCTTCAGAAGAAAACGCTGATGTCCCAGAACAGCCG GACTTTCCTGACATTCCTAGCAAGAGCCAAGAGGCCgtggatgatgatgatgatgacgaTGACAATGATTCCAATGACACTGATGAGTCTGATGAAGTCGTCACAGACTTCCCCACAGAGGCACCCGTGACAACTTTCAACCGTGGGGACAATGCAGGCCGGGGTGACAGCGTGGCATATGGCTTCAGGGCCAAAGCCCATGTGGTGAAGGCAAGCAAGACCCACAAAGCTGCCAGGAAG CTCATTGAGGATGATGCCACCACGGAGGTTGAGGACAGCCAGCCAGCGGGCCTCCGGTGGCCCAAGGAGAGCCACGAACAGAACAGCCGTGAGCTGGCCCAACATCAGAGCGTAGAGAACGACAGCCGGCCAAGATTTGACAGCCGTGAGGTGGACGGAGGTGACAGCAAGGCCAGTGCTGGGGTGGACAGCAGGGAGAGCCAGGGTAGCGTGCCCGCCGTCGACGCCAGCAACCAGACGCTAGAGAGCGCTGAGGATGCCGAAGATCGCCACAGCATTGAAAACAATGAGGTCACCCGTTAA
- the PKD2 gene encoding polycystin-2 → MAARGREQLELGRLGESARAGCCPPSPPLSAWSRDNPGFEPEEEEGAVAAGPALEMDAEWGGPAAAPSSVGSGRRQRRIPAEVRSRPPGPPEGSAPLRSAWAKRLARRLRGLWGTRLMEENNTSRERYLRSVLRELVTYVIFLVVLCVLTYGTVSSSMYYYTRVMSQLFLETPVSKMEKTDFKTLSTMDDFWKFTEGPLLDGLYWDMWYNNKTIAENKSFIYYENLLLGVPRIRQLKVRNGSCSIPEDLKDEIKDCYDVYSVANEDTAPFGLRNGTAWTYTNEKDLNGSSHWGLLATYSGAGYYQDLSRTREVTAVQIASLKKNLWLDRGTRAAFIDFSVYNANINLFCIVRLLVEFPATGGLLTSWQFQPVKLIHYISTLDFFLAACEVVFCLFVLYYMVEEILEIHIHRLHYFRSLWNCLDILIIVLSVAAIGISIYRTSTVDMLLKKLLEDQNSFPNFEPLAYWQMQFNNIAAVTVFFVWIKLFKFVNFNRTMSQLSTTMSRCVKDVVGFAIMFFIIFLAYAQLAYLVFGTQIDDFSTFQDCIFTQFRIILGDFNFTEVEEANRILGPIYFTTFVFFMFFILLNMFLAIINDTYSEVKSDMAQQKAEMELSDLIRKGYNKAMVKLKLKKTTVDDISESLRQGGGKLNFDELRQDLKGKGHTDAEIEAIFTKYDQDGDQELTEHEHQQMRDDLEKEREDLDLDRSSLPRPLSSRSFSRSLDDSEEDEDEDSGHSSRRRGSSSSGVSYEEFQVLMRRVDRMEHSIGSIVSKIDAVIVKLEAMERAKLKRRDVLGRLLDGVTEDERLGRDNEIHREQMERLVREELERWESDDTASQMSHRLGTPLGLNGQPRSRSSRPSSSQSDGIDGGGGNGGNNLHV, encoded by the exons ATGGCGGCCCGCGGGcgggagcagctggagctggggcGGCTGGGGGAGTCGGCGCGGGCCGGTTGTTGCCCGCCGTCCCCTCCGCTGTCCGCCTGGAGCCGCGACAACCCGGGCTTCGAGcccgaggaggaggagggggcggTGGCTGCGGGGCCGGCGCTGGAGATGGACGCGGAGTggggcggccccgcggccgcTCCGTCCTCGGTGGGCAGCGGACGGCGGCAGCGGCGGATCCCGGCGGAGGTGCGGAGCCGCCCCCCGGGGCCGCCCGAGGGTTCCGCGCCGCTCCGCAGCGCCTGGGCCAAGCGGCTGGCACGGCGGCTGCGAG GTCTGTGGGGTACAAGGctgatggaagaaaacaacaccaGCAGAGAGAGATACCTGAGAAGTGTTTTGCGGGAGCTGGTTACGTATGTGATCTTCCTTGTGGTGCTGTGCGTCT TGACATACGGGACAGTGAGTTCCAGCATGTATTATTACACGAGGGTTATGTCACAGCTCTTCCTGGAAACACCTGTATCcaaaatggagaaaacagactttaaaaCATTGTCCACAATGGATGACTTCTGGAAG TTCACAGAAGGCCCTCTGCTGGATGGTCTCTACTGGGATATGTGGTACAACAATAAAACCATAGCAGAGAACAAGAGCTTCATTTATTATGAGAACCTGCTTCTAGGGGTGCCCCGCATTCGGCAGCTGAAAGTGAGGAATGGTTCATGCTCAATTCCTGAGGatttaaaagatgaaatcaAAGACTGCTATGATGTCTATTCTGTGGCCAATGAAGATACTGCACCTTTTGGGCTTCGAAATGGAACAGC TTGGACATACACCAATGAGAAGGACCTGAATGGGAGCAGCCACTGGGGCTTGCTGGCCACGTACAGTGGGGCTGGTTATTACCAGGACCTCTCAAGGACCAGGGAAGTGACAGCTGTGCAGATTGCCAGCCTTAAGAAGAACCTGTGGTTGGACAGAGGGACAAGAGCAGCTTTCATTGATTTCTCAGTCTACAATGCAAACATCAACCTTTTCTGCATTGTAAG GCTGCTAGTGGAATTTCCAGCTACTGGAGGCCTTCTTACATCCTGGCAGTTTCAGCCAGTGAAGTTGATTCACTACATCTCCACTTTGGATTTCTTCCTGGCAGCCTGTGAAGTggtgttttgtctttttgttctgtacTACATGGTGGAAGAGATCTTAGAAATTCACATTCACAGGCTGCACTACTTCAGAAGTCTCTGGAATTGTCTGGATATCCTTATCATTGTG CTCTCCGTGGCAGCGATAGGAATAAGCATCTACAGGACGTCAACTGTTGATATGCTCCTAAAGAAGCTACTAGAAGATCAGAACTCGTTCCCCAATTTTGAACCCTTGGCATATTGGCAAATGCAATTCAACAACATTGCTGCAGTCACTGTATTTTTTGTCTGGATTAAG cTTTTCAAGTTTGTTAACTTCAACAGGACGATGAGTCAGTTGTCCACAACCATGTCTCGCTGCGTCAAAGACGTCGTTGGCTTTGCAATTAtgttttttatcattttcttgGCATATGCTCAGTTGGCCTATCTTGTCTTCGGCACTCAGATTGATGACTTCAGCACTTTCCAGGACTGCAT atttactCAGTTCCGCATCATTTTGGGAGACTTCAACTTCACAGAGGTTGAAGAAGCTAATCGCATTTTGGGACCAATTTATTTCACTACATTTGTGTTCTTTATGTTCTTCATTCTTTTG AACATGTTTTTGGCCATTATCAATGATACATACTCTGAAGTCAAATCGGATATGGCAcaacagaaggcagaaatggAACTGTCTGACCTTATCAGAAAG ggcTATAACAAAGCCATGGTCAAActtaaattaaagaaaaccacGGTTGATGACATTTCAGAAAGCTTGAGACAGGGTGGTGGAAAATTAAATTTTGATGAACTCCGGCAAGATCTAAAAGG GAAGGGCCACACTGATGCAGAGATTGAGGCAATATTTACCAAATACGATCAGGATGGGGACCAAGAACTGACAGAGCATGAACACCAGCAGATGAGAGATGACCTGGAGAAAGAGAGG GAGGATCTGGACTTGGACAGGAGCTCTCTGCCACGTCCTCTGAGCAGCCGCAGCTTTTCTCGGAGCTTGGATGACTCtgaggaagatgaagatgaagacAGTGGGCACAGCTCAAGGAGGAGGGGCAGCAGCTCTAGTGGAGTGTCCTATGAAGAGTTCCAAGT ACTCATGAGGAGAGTGGATCGCATGGAACACTCCATTGGCAGCATCGTCTCCAAGATTGATGCAGTGATTGTGAAGCTGGAAGCAATGGAGAGAGCCAAACTGAAAAGAAGAGATGTCTTGGGACGGCTGTTGGATGGAGTGACAGAG GATGAAAGGTTGGGCCGTGATAATGAGATCCACAGGGAGCAGATGGAGCGGCTGGTACGGGAGGAATTGGAGAGGTGGGAGTCAGATGACACAGCATCTCAGATGAGCCATCGTCTGGGAACACCACTGGGACTGAATGGACAGCCTCGGTCAAGGAGCTCCCGGCCATCTTCCTCACAGTCAGACGGCATTGATGGGGGAGGAGGAAATGGGGGGAATAACCTCCATGTGTAG